The genomic stretch CTTGACTCGGGTCTCTCTCGACCGAGCTTACAACTACACTTCTGCTCACCGTCACACGGAGGTACTCTTTTCCGTTGCCGTTTTTTCCGGCGTTTAGTTTCGGAACTAAAAATCTCCGTTGTGTGCTCTGAgctttggtgtttttttttttggcttagAATGGTAGCTTACTATCAGGTTCACCTGAGTCCATGCTGAACCGGGTTCATAGCATGTCGGGTCGGAGCGGTGGGTCGGGCAATGGACCTTCTATGGCGTCGTCTCCGAGTACTAATACGCGGCTGGAAGCTAAACACGACGACTGGAATCTGATATACCAAGCCGCCGGTGAGGTCGCTAAGCTAAAAATGAACGCCGGCGATGGGCCCTTCAGGAGCCAATGTCTTCCCGGCGCTCCTCGAAATATCAGCTCCGTTTATTCGGTGAACGTCCCCCAATCCGCCATTCCCGATGTCCATGTAAGCgatttattgaatttttttagtatCCAAtcgttactttttttttttactaattttctCCGTTCTATAGTTTCGTGAAGCAAGAGGGGACCAACAGGAATATATTATGTGGAACCGGCAACAGCTTTTGCAGAATCGAAGGAACCGGGTCGGGTTGGAGCCTGGCCCGTTTCTGGAAAGCGAAAGGAGGAGGGGACAGGTATTTGGATGGCCTTCTCAGCAGTTTTCTTCCAGGTCGAACATGAAAACAGCTTTTTCCGGCACCGGCGCCGGGAAGCGGGAGTGCGCTGGCACGGGTGTCTTTTTGCCCCGGAGATACGGCGATTATAACGGCAATACTCCCACAGATTCTCGCAAGAAGACAGGTAAAGATAATAACTCTCCGTTTGTTTTCCAATTTCTCGCGAAATTTCTTGTCGTATTTTGCATCCCTAATGCTTAGATTATGGCGGAAACTCGGTGCCTTAAATCAGTGTGTTTAGTCCCGAGTTGTTGCTTCTGAGTTGTGACTCAGTACTACTGAAAAGGCGGATTCATTATTATCatcagagaaagaaaaaggagcTGCTTTTCAGCCCTCCTACTACTGCTTTAGTCTTGGTCTTTctttaaaataggaaaaattacGTATCAAAGGCTCCAAGATAATACTGTGACAACGTTTTCAAACCCTGCACTGTTTTTCCTGGTCCCCTCTCACTGTGAATGCGTGAAGCCTATGATGTTTTCTTGATTTGGATAATTAGCCCTAAGCAGCCTGGTAATCTTAGGTTCTTTAATGGTTTTGCTTCCTTTTTTGAGTGATTGGAAAAACCTACAGCCAATACTCGAGTGTGTATACTGGTTAAACCCTGCTTTGTGAACCTAACCAGTAAAGGGCTACAAAGAGATAACCAGCTTAGATTGCTTATAGCTAATCGGCTTAAATAAAAAAGGTCAATAGACTGCTCCTGtgagagttgaacttgtaaccttgtgattaATAAGTCGATATgctgaccaacttggctgggcTGCCCCGAATTTTGGTTCTTTTGGATGGTGTGGAATTGTCAATGGGAAAAGGGGGGAAAAGCGTTTTGTGTAGGCTTGAATGTGAGACAACAGGTTTTTCCTTATTCTTTCTGCTTTGTGCCATCTTTTAAGTGGATGAGTTTATGCTAAGCACCTGCTTTTTTATCTGGAATTTTTCGTTGTCATTGCGGTCAATCAGGAGCATATCTTTCTTGCTTTTCATGTCATTTTCGTTCGAGTATGTGTGTGATTGCATCACCATAAACAGTTCATTTCTCGTGACAGAACAATCTGGATTTGTTGAGTGTATCCATATGAAGCCTGTCAAGTTCACACACTCTGTTCTCTCGAACTAGACTAGTAATAGCACTGATGAGAATCGTATTTTCTGTTTCTTGAAAACCAGCGTGCCCTGTGGCGTTGCATACAGGTATGAACAAGAAACTCGTGGACTCAACTGGCTTGGTTCAACCTCAGCCACCATATATCACAGATGGTATGCATAATCTGTCTCGAAATTGAAACTTTTGCCATCTTATTAGTAATGTGTTTTAGGATTTGCATATGCAGATATGATGATTTCCAGAAGGCGTGCTGCAATGCTATCACAGCAAGTGAAGAATTTGCGCCCCGATGGAGGCATCAACCATGAACCACAACTTCCTCAGGAATGGACATATTAACCTTGAGCTACTTGGAAATTCAGGttcttggggggggggggggggggggtggttaGTAAATGTTGGTAGATAAGTAGTGTTAGCTAGCCCATtgataggaaaaaaaaacagaaaatggtgtttgaatTTGAAGAATTGATGAATGATGGATCAGGATGGTAGTAGATGAGCAGCAGCAATAAAGTGGTTTTACCCCATTTTCTGTTTCTGGTAAATCTTCATCTCTGAAATTATATGCATCTTTTGTCAGCTTTTAGAGGTGGAAGNNNNNNNNNNNNNNNNNNNNNNNNNNNNNNNNNNNNNNNNNNNNNNNNNNNNNNNNNNNNNNNNNNNNNNNNNNNNNNNNNNNNNNNNNNNNNNNNNNNNNNNNNNNNNNNNNNNNNNNNNNNNNNNNNNNNNNNNNNNNNNNNNNNNNNNNNNNNNNNNNNNNNNNNNNNNNNNNNNNNNNNNNNNNNNNNNNggggggggggggggggggggggggggggggggggggggggggggggggggggggggggggggggggggggggggggggggggggggggggggggggggggggggggggggggggggggggggggggggggggggggggggggtggttaGTAAATGTGGTAGATAAGTAGTGTTAGCTAGCCCATTGATaggaaaaaaacaagaaaatggtgtttgaatTTGAAGAATTGATGAATGATGGATCAGATGGTAGTAGATGAGCAGCAGCAATAAAGTGGTTTTACCCATTTTCTGTTTCTGGTAAATCTTCATCTCTGAAATTATATGCATCTTTTGTCAGCTTTAGAGGTGGAAGAAGAAGATGCAGATCCAGATTCCTCCTTGTACTGCACAATATTATTGTAATAAGAAGTTGTTAGTGTTTTCTTTAatcccataataataataattagtccTGGATCCACATCCTAACTGTTTCTTCATATTCTCATTTTTTAATTCCCAAACATATTGATGAGTAT from Ipomoea triloba cultivar NCNSP0323 chromosome 12, ASM357664v1 encodes the following:
- the LOC115998644 gene encoding uncharacterized protein LOC115998644 isoform X1; the protein is MSDTQSELLLPAEILDGDLRMDPFAFGSKTKPDPSSLCFPAKFPYHVFSSPAEIESDEDDFLAGLTRRLTRVSLDRAYNYTSAHRHTENGSLLSGSPESMLNRVHSMSGRSGGSGNGPSMASSPSTNTRLEAKHDDWNLIYQAAGEVAKLKMNAGDGPFRSQCLPGAPRNISSVYSVNVPQSAIPDVHFREARGDQQEYIMWNRQQLLQNRRNRVGLEPGPFLESERRRGQVFGWPSQQFSSRSNMKTAFSGTGAGKRECAGTGVFLPRRYGDYNGNTPTDSRKKTACPVALHTGMNKKLVDSTGLVQPQPPYITDGFAYADMMISRRRAAMLSQQVKNLRPDGGINHEPQLPQEWTY
- the LOC115998644 gene encoding uncharacterized protein LOC115998644 isoform X2, which produces MSDTQSELLLPAEILDGDLRMDPFAFGSKTKPDPSSLCFPAKFPYHVFSSPAEIESDEDDFLAGLTRRLTRVSLDRAYNYTSAHRHTENGSLLSGSPESMLNRVHSMSGRSGGSGNGPSMASSPSTNTRLEAKHDDWNLIYQAAGEVAKLKMNAGDGPFRSQCLPGAPRNISSVYSVNVPQSAIPDVHFREARGDQQEYIMWNRQQLLQNRRNRVGLEPGPFLESERRRGQVFGWPSQQFSSRSNMKTAFSGTGAGKRECAGTGVFLPRRYGDYNGNTPTDSRKKTACPVALHTGMNKKLVDSTGLVQPQPPYITDDMMISRRRAAMLSQQVKNLRPDGGINHEPQLPQEWTY